The Antarcticibacterium flavum genome contains the following window.
GATTGTTCCTGTATGGGGTTTCAATAAAGATCTGGGCCTGGTTCCTTTCTAAGGAAATTCTTTCCAGGTTCTTTAATTCCTGCTTTCTTTCCTTTTTGTCTATGGGAAGATATCCATGAAAGGTAAAGCTTTGCCCGTTCATTCCACTGCCCATCATAGCTAGAAGTATAGAAGAGGGTCCTACAAGCGGCACTACCTGTATTCCCATTTCGTGCGCCAGTTTTACAACCTCTGCACCCGGGTCTGCCACCCCGGGACAACCCGCTTCACTAAGCAACCCTACATCAACTCCTTCCTTACAAGGGTCTAAGAAGGAAGGTAAACTGGCGGGTTCTGTGAATTTATTTAGTAAGCTTAATTTTAAGGCTGGTTGTTTCTTTGAGGGCAGCACCTCCTTGATCGATCTTCTGGCCGTTTTATCATTCTCTACTATATAATGATCTATCTTTTCAATGATCTTCTTTATTGAGTAAGGAAGTACATCAATAGGATTAGATGGGCCCAGGGTAGTAGGGATTAAATATAATTTCCCCGAATATTTGTAAGCAGCGCTTGCCATAGTAGATTGGATGTTTCCCGGAAGGATTATTTTTCTTTTTCCAGTTTTGAAGCGATCATCTCACAGGCTTCATTCAGCATTTCGTAAACATTTTCAAAGCCATGTTCCCCACCGTGGTAAGGATCTGGTACATCTACCTTTTCTCCTGGGAAAACCTCATCCAGGATAAGTTTCACCTTTCTTTTATCCTCTTCATTCCTGGCTAGTGAAATTACATCGGCATAATTGAAGGTATCCATTACATAGATGTGGTCAAACCGGTCAAAATCTTCGGGAGAGAATTGCCTTCCGCGCTGGTCGGTAATATCAAGTCCATGGCGTTTACCAACAGCAATGGAACGTGGATCTGGGGAGTCATCTATATGATAATCACCTGTACCTGCAGATTCAATGTAGACTTTATTTGGATCTACTTTAGACTTAAGGATTCCTTCGGCCAGGGGTGATCTGCAGATATTTCCCAGACACACCATTAAAACCCTGGTTTTCATAATTTAAATTTTTATAATGTAAGCTTCTTGTTGAGGTCCTCAACGAACTTTTTGAATTGTTTGTCTGTCGCAGCAAGGTTGTCCACTGTTTTACAGGCGTGAAGAACAGTCGCGTGATCGCGCTTTCCTATTTGGCTGCCAATACTGGCAAGGGAAGCCTTTGTGAATTTCTTGGCAAAGAACATGGCCAGCTGTCTCGCCTGGACAATATGACGTTTCCTGGTCTTGGATTGCAATGTTTCCACATCCATCTGGAAGTAATCGCTTACAATCTTTTGTATGTAATCTATAGATACTTCGCGCTTGGTATTCTTAACGTAATTGTCTACGATCTTTTTTGCAAGTTCTAGGGTGATATCCTTTTTATTGAAGGATGAATGGGCTATAAGCGAAATAATTGCCCCTTCAAGTTCCCTTATATTCGTCTTTATATTATTTGCCAGGAACTCGATAATATCTTCCGGCATTTCAACCCCGTCCCTGTATAATTTATTCTTGATGATGGAAACCCTTGTCTCAAAATCGGGGTGCTGTAACTCTGCAGACAGTCCCCATTTGAACCTGGAAAGCAATCGTTGCTCGATATCCTGCATATCTACCGGTGCTTTATCACTGGTAAGTATAACCTGTTTTCCGTTTTGGTGCAGGTGGTTAAAAATGTGGAAAAATACGTCCTGTGTTCCTGCTTTTCCTGAAAGCAACTGGATGTCATCCACGATCAAAACATCAATTATCTGGTAAAAGTGAATGAAATCATTACGATTATTCTTTTTTACCGATTCAATATATTGCTGGGTAAATTTTTCAGCAGAGATATAAAGAACCGTTTTTTCAGGATATTTATCCTTAATATCTACCCCAATCGCATGGGCAAGGTGAGTTTTTCCAAGTCCTACCCCACCAAATATCAGCAATGGGTTAAAAGATGTGCCTCCCGGTTTATTTGAAACAGCCAGTCCCGCACTTCTCGCCAGCCTGTTGGAATCCCCTTCAAGAAAATTCTCAAAGTTATAATTAGGATTAAGCTGGGATTCAATTTTCACATTTCTTATCCCCGGTATTATAAAAGGATTCCTGAGTTCGGGGTTCCTGTTCTTAACCGGAACATCCACTTCCTGGGATGCCATATGGCTTCGTTGTGTACTGGGGATCTTTTCTGTAAACGGGAGTTTGTTGCCGTAAGTATTTTCCATCTTGATGACATAAACCAGTTTGGCCTTTTCTCCCAGTTCTTTTGTTAAAGAAACCTTCAATAATTTAACATAATGCTCCTCCAGCCATTCGTAGAAGAATTTAGAAGGAACCTGGATGCTTAAAGCACAATCTGTAAGTTTTACCGCTTGTATCGGCTCAAACCACGTTTTGTAGGCTTGAGGAGTAATGTTATCTTTGATAAAAGCCAGACAGCTATTCCAAACTGATTGCGCAGTTTTTGACATGCTTTAAATTAGATTATTTATAGGTTAGTAGATGGACAAAAATTACAGTGAAAGAATCTTTCTTCCGAATTTTTGGTAAAACAAATATGTGAACAAAATACCTTAAAAAAAAACCTATTC
Protein-coding sequences here:
- a CDS encoding SAM-dependent methyltransferase, translating into MASAAYKYSGKLYLIPTTLGPSNPIDVLPYSIKKIIEKIDHYIVENDKTARRSIKEVLPSKKQPALKLSLLNKFTEPASLPSFLDPCKEGVDVGLLSEAGCPGVADPGAEVVKLAHEMGIQVVPLVGPSSILLAMMGSGMNGQSFTFHGYLPIDKKERKQELKNLERISLERNQAQIFIETPYRNNQLLEDMTSILHPNTSVCVACDLTLPSEYILTQTVGSWRKTKIDLHKRPTIFVLQKEA
- a CDS encoding low molecular weight protein-tyrosine-phosphatase; this translates as MKTRVLMVCLGNICRSPLAEGILKSKVDPNKVYIESAGTGDYHIDDSPDPRSIAVGKRHGLDITDQRGRQFSPEDFDRFDHIYVMDTFNYADVISLARNEEDKRKVKLILDEVFPGEKVDVPDPYHGGEHGFENVYEMLNEACEMIASKLEKEK
- the dnaA gene encoding chromosomal replication initiator protein DnaA, producing MSKTAQSVWNSCLAFIKDNITPQAYKTWFEPIQAVKLTDCALSIQVPSKFFYEWLEEHYVKLLKVSLTKELGEKAKLVYVIKMENTYGNKLPFTEKIPSTQRSHMASQEVDVPVKNRNPELRNPFIIPGIRNVKIESQLNPNYNFENFLEGDSNRLARSAGLAVSNKPGGTSFNPLLIFGGVGLGKTHLAHAIGVDIKDKYPEKTVLYISAEKFTQQYIESVKKNNRNDFIHFYQIIDVLIVDDIQLLSGKAGTQDVFFHIFNHLHQNGKQVILTSDKAPVDMQDIEQRLLSRFKWGLSAELQHPDFETRVSIIKNKLYRDGVEMPEDIIEFLANNIKTNIRELEGAIISLIAHSSFNKKDITLELAKKIVDNYVKNTKREVSIDYIQKIVSDYFQMDVETLQSKTRKRHIVQARQLAMFFAKKFTKASLASIGSQIGKRDHATVLHACKTVDNLAATDKQFKKFVEDLNKKLTL